From a single Bacteroidota bacterium genomic region:
- a CDS encoding NAD(P)/FAD-dependent oxidoreductase — MVANIPYTGQKRIIIVGSGFAGLKLAKKLSRQNFQIVLIDRFNYHQFQPLFYQVATSGIEPSSISFPLRKIFHHKKSIHIRMAEVFSVDSENNQIITSIGNIDYDYLVIATGADTNYFGQENISKNAIPMKSVPEALGLRNTLLQNYEAALSTCDQQQQIRLMNIVIVGGGPTGVELSGAIAEMKRYVLPKDFPELDFSKMSIFLVEAAPRILANMSEKSSKESQKYLQADGVTVLTGVQVTDFDGENVQLSNGKEIPAYSLIWAAGIKGNILEGLDKATTGRGNRIIVDSSNLVKGYTNIFAIGDVALLMDEQYPKGHPQVAQVAIQQAKLLAENFVNLSKNKPLLPFHYHDLGTLATVGRNNAVVDLPYVRFQGTLAWFVWMFIHLMAILGVKNKLLIFINWAWNYFTYDQSLRLI, encoded by the coding sequence CGGGCAAAAAAGAATTATTATAGTAGGCTCGGGCTTTGCAGGATTGAAACTCGCAAAAAAACTTTCCAGACAAAACTTTCAGATAGTATTAATTGACCGTTTTAACTATCATCAATTTCAACCTTTGTTTTACCAGGTTGCCACATCCGGTATTGAACCCAGTTCTATTTCTTTTCCGCTGCGTAAAATATTTCATCATAAAAAGAGCATACACATCCGCATGGCTGAAGTATTTTCGGTTGACTCGGAGAACAACCAAATCATCACTTCTATAGGGAATATCGATTACGATTATCTGGTAATCGCCACCGGTGCCGATACCAATTATTTCGGACAGGAAAATATCAGCAAAAATGCCATACCCATGAAATCTGTTCCCGAAGCTTTGGGATTGAGAAATACTTTATTGCAAAATTATGAAGCTGCACTATCCACCTGCGACCAGCAACAGCAAATACGTTTAATGAATATCGTCATAGTGGGCGGAGGCCCCACCGGCGTCGAACTTTCAGGTGCCATTGCAGAGATGAAACGTTATGTGCTTCCCAAAGATTTTCCGGAGCTTGATTTTTCAAAGATGTCCATTTTTCTGGTCGAAGCCGCCCCAAGAATACTGGCCAACATGTCCGAAAAGTCATCCAAGGAATCCCAGAAATATCTGCAGGCCGATGGGGTAACAGTCCTTACAGGTGTTCAGGTTACTGATTTTGACGGGGAAAATGTGCAGCTGAGCAATGGAAAAGAAATTCCCGCCTATTCTTTAATCTGGGCAGCGGGGATAAAAGGGAACATTCTGGAAGGCTTGGATAAAGCCACAACAGGAAGAGGAAACCGTATAATTGTCGATTCTTCCAATCTGGTAAAAGGTTATACCAATATTTTTGCCATAGGGGATGTAGCCCTTCTGATGGATGAGCAATACCCCAAAGGTCATCCCCAGGTTGCCCAGGTAGCGATACAGCAGGCTAAATTGCTGGCCGAAAATTTTGTTAACCTTAGCAAAAACAAACCGCTGCTTCCATTTCACTATCACGACTTAGGAACCCTGGCAACAGTAGGCCGCAATAATGCAGTGGTCGACCTGCCTTATGTCCGTTTTCAGGGTACTCTTGCCTGGTTTGTCTGGATGTTTATTCACCTGATGGCCATCTTAGGGGTTAAAAATAAACTGTTGATTTTTATCAACTGGGCATGGAACTATTTTACTTACGACCAATCGCTTAGGCTAATCAT